One stretch of Streptomyces sp. A2-16 DNA includes these proteins:
- a CDS encoding metallophosphoesterase, whose translation MARVPAAALTVRSILNVLCKPPRALARQYGRRRSHPSVELVHQPHPWTRALGLVAVVLMGAWLGLLIVGNVRVPVGPMNTTMTLRPSLTGGTKINVSPLGALQLDSHQAPVRLDVNVDQLDPERSQALVDHPERLSGLQDEVATDVEHGTLDLALRSCVAVVSGATALGLAVYRRPRRALAAGGLALTLLAASGGTAYATWNPESVLEPKFSGLLSSAPSLVGNARNIVTEFDVYQKELARLVTNVTKLYDVTSTLPAYQPDPTTIRVLHVSDIHLNPASWKIIASLVEQYKVDVIVDSGDTMDHGTAAENGFLDPIPDLGAPYVWVRGNHDSLTTQRYMERLKGVHVLDNGTAETIAGLRFAGMGDPQFTPDRSTNPGADESQEAAGDRLAAALRAQRAAGTPADLAIVHEPSAAREVDGEVPMVLSGHLHHQEMEVMKKGTRLRVEGSTGGSGLRAVEGKYPDPIEASILYLDRDTRRLQAWDEIRLGGLGLTTAEVSRHLPEDNQPGATPSPTGSPSPTGSPSPTGSSSGTP comes from the coding sequence ATGGCCCGCGTCCCCGCCGCAGCCCTGACCGTCCGGAGCATCCTGAACGTCCTGTGCAAGCCTCCTCGAGCCCTCGCCCGCCAGTACGGCAGGCGCCGCTCCCACCCGTCCGTCGAGCTCGTCCACCAGCCGCATCCCTGGACCCGCGCCCTCGGCCTGGTCGCCGTCGTCCTCATGGGCGCATGGCTCGGACTGCTGATCGTCGGCAACGTCCGGGTCCCGGTCGGCCCCATGAACACGACGATGACCCTGCGCCCGTCCCTGACCGGCGGCACGAAGATCAACGTCTCCCCGCTGGGCGCGCTCCAGCTGGACAGCCACCAGGCCCCGGTCCGCCTCGACGTCAACGTCGACCAGCTCGACCCGGAGCGCTCCCAGGCCCTCGTCGACCACCCCGAACGCCTCTCGGGCCTCCAGGACGAGGTCGCGACGGACGTCGAGCACGGCACCCTCGACCTGGCCCTGCGCTCCTGCGTCGCCGTGGTGTCGGGCGCCACGGCGCTCGGTCTCGCGGTCTACCGCCGCCCCCGGCGGGCTCTCGCGGCCGGCGGACTCGCCCTCACCCTCCTGGCGGCCTCGGGCGGCACGGCGTACGCCACCTGGAACCCGGAATCCGTCCTGGAGCCGAAGTTCTCGGGCCTGCTCTCCTCGGCGCCCTCCCTGGTCGGCAACGCGCGCAACATCGTCACCGAGTTCGACGTCTACCAGAAGGAGTTGGCCCGCCTGGTGACGAACGTGACGAAGCTCTACGACGTCACGTCCACGCTCCCCGCCTACCAGCCGGACCCCACCACCATCCGGGTCCTGCACGTCTCCGACATCCACCTGAACCCGGCGAGCTGGAAGATCATCGCCTCGCTGGTGGAGCAGTACAAGGTCGACGTCATCGTCGACTCGGGCGACACCATGGACCACGGCACGGCGGCGGAGAACGGCTTCCTCGACCCGATCCCGGACCTCGGGGCGCCGTACGTCTGGGTCCGCGGCAACCACGACTCCCTGACCACCCAGCGCTACATGGAGCGCCTGAAGGGTGTCCACGTCCTCGACAACGGCACGGCGGAGACGATCGCCGGGCTGCGGTTCGCCGGCATGGGCGACCCCCAGTTCACCCCCGACCGCTCCACGAACCCGGGCGCGGACGAGTCCCAGGAGGCGGCGGGCGACCGTCTGGCCGCGGCCCTGCGCGCACAGCGGGCCGCGGGCACCCCCGCCGACCTCGCGATCGTCCACGAACCCTCGGCGGCCCGAGAGGTCGACGGCGAGGTCCCGATGGTCCTGTCCGGGCACCTCCACCACCAGGAGATGGAGGTCATGAAGAAGGGCACCCGGCTGCGCGTCGAGGGCTCGACCGGCGGCAGCGGTCTGCGGGCCGTGGAGGGCAAGTACCCCGACCCCATCGAGGCCTCGATCCTCTACCTGGACCGGGACACCCGCCGCCTCCAGGCCTGGGACGAGATCAGGCTCGGCGGCCTCGGTCTGACGACGGCGGAGGTCAGCCGCCACCTCCCGGAGGACAACCAGCCGGGAGCGACACCCTCCCCCACCGGCTCCCCCTCCCCCACCGGCTCGCCCTCGCCGACCGGCTCCTCCTCGGGCACCCCCTAA
- the hrpA gene encoding ATP-dependent RNA helicase HrpA gives MSTHPAPAPGAPSFGDLAARLTELSLRDAHRLGRRLEGARRIRKPEARAAVLSEIEAEVGKGEERMGARRARVPAVSYPEQLPVSQKKDEIAAAIRDHQVVIVAGETGSGKTTQIPKICLELGRGVQGMIGHTQPRRIAARTVAERVAEELDTPLGEAVGWKVRFTDQVNQDATFVKLMTDGILLAEIQTDRELRAYDTIIIDEAHERSLNIDFLLGYLAQLLPKRPDLKVVITSATIDPERFSRHFGDAPIVEVSGRTYPVEVRYRPLLEEDSDDSDRDQITAICDAVEELQGEGKGDILVFLSGEREIRDTADALVKKNYRFTEVLPLYARLSHAEQHRVFQPHTGRRIVLATNVAETSLTVPGIKYVIDPGFARISRYSHRTKVQRLPIEPVSQASANQRKGRCGRTSDGICIRLYSEEDFEARPEFTDAEILRTNLASVILQMTAAGLGDIEKFPFIDPPDHRNIRDGVQLLQELGALDPAQKDSRKRLTDTGRKLAQLPVDPRLARMVLEADKNGCVREVMVIAAALSIQDPRERPADKQTQADQQHARFKDETSDFLAYLNLWRYVREQQKERGSSSFRRMCKQEYLNFLRIREWQDIYTQLRTVAKQMGIHLNEEDAADQSVHVSLLAGLLSHIGMKDVKDGNKNEYLGARSAKFAIFPGSALFKKQPKFVMSAELVETSRLWARVNAKIEPEWVEPLAEHLLKRTYSEPHWEKDQAAVMAYEKVTLYGVPIVAQRKVNYGRIDPESSRELFIRNALVEGDWRTHHKFFADNRKLLSEVEELEHRARRRDIVVDDDTLFDFYDQRVPEHVVSGAHFDSWWKRKRHEEPEFLDFEREMLIRESAEAVTKDDYPDSWRQGPLKFRVTYQFEPGADADGVTVHIPLQVLNQVKDEGFDWQIPGLREELVTELIRSLPKPIRRNYVPAPNFAKRFLDTAVPLQEPLPVTMARELKRMVGVPFEAEDFDWSRVPEHLRITFRIVDERRRKLAEAKDLEALRLQLKPKARQALSQAAAATASREGGESLERKGLTDWTIGTLTRVFETRRAGQPVKAYPALVDDGDTVSVRLFDTEAEQAEAMWKGTRRLIVRNIPVSPAKFASEKLTNPQKLALSANPHGSVQALFDDCATAAADKLIGDFGGPAWDEESYRKLYDKVRSEIVDTTVRTVGQVQQVLAAWQACERRLKTVRSPVLLANLADVRAQLDALVKPGFVTATGLRRLPDLMRYLVAADRRLQQMPTNVQRDTTRMEKVHEMQDEYAWLLEQLPKGRPVPQQALDIRWMIEELRVSYFAHALGTAYPVSDKRIVKAIDTLAP, from the coding sequence ATGTCTACGCACCCTGCCCCCGCCCCCGGCGCCCCCTCCTTCGGAGATCTCGCCGCCCGCCTGACCGAGCTGTCCCTGCGTGATGCGCACCGGCTCGGGCGCAGGCTCGAAGGCGCGCGCAGGATCCGCAAGCCCGAGGCACGGGCCGCCGTGCTGTCCGAGATCGAGGCGGAGGTCGGCAAGGGCGAGGAGCGGATGGGTGCGCGCCGGGCGCGGGTGCCCGCCGTGTCGTACCCCGAGCAGCTGCCGGTCAGCCAGAAGAAGGACGAGATCGCGGCCGCCATCCGCGATCACCAGGTCGTGATCGTCGCCGGTGAGACCGGCTCCGGCAAGACCACCCAGATCCCGAAGATCTGCCTGGAGCTCGGCCGGGGCGTACAGGGCATGATCGGGCACACCCAGCCCCGCCGGATCGCCGCCCGCACCGTCGCCGAGCGGGTCGCCGAGGAGCTGGACACCCCGCTCGGCGAGGCCGTCGGCTGGAAGGTGCGGTTCACCGACCAGGTGAACCAGGACGCGACCTTCGTGAAGCTGATGACGGACGGCATCCTGCTCGCCGAGATCCAGACGGACCGCGAGCTGCGCGCCTACGACACGATCATCATCGACGAGGCCCACGAGCGGTCCCTCAACATCGACTTCCTGCTCGGGTACCTGGCCCAGCTGCTGCCGAAGCGCCCCGACCTCAAGGTCGTCATCACCTCGGCGACCATCGATCCCGAGCGGTTCTCCCGGCACTTCGGGGACGCCCCGATCGTCGAGGTCAGCGGCCGGACCTATCCGGTGGAGGTGCGCTACCGGCCCCTCCTCGAAGAGGACTCCGACGACTCCGACCGCGACCAGATCACCGCGATCTGCGACGCCGTGGAGGAACTGCAGGGCGAGGGCAAGGGCGACATCCTGGTCTTCCTCTCGGGAGAGCGGGAGATCCGGGACACCGCGGACGCGCTCGTGAAGAAGAACTACCGCTTCACGGAAGTCCTGCCCCTGTACGCCCGGCTCTCCCACGCCGAGCAGCACCGCGTGTTCCAGCCGCACACCGGGCGCAGGATCGTTCTGGCGACCAACGTCGCCGAGACCTCCCTGACCGTCCCCGGCATCAAGTACGTCATCGACCCCGGCTTCGCCCGTATCTCCCGCTACAGCCACCGCACCAAGGTCCAGCGGCTGCCCATCGAGCCGGTATCCCAGGCCAGTGCCAACCAGCGCAAGGGCCGCTGCGGCCGTACGTCCGACGGCATCTGCATCCGCCTGTACAGCGAGGAGGACTTCGAGGCCCGGCCGGAGTTCACGGACGCCGAGATCCTGCGGACGAACCTCGCCTCCGTCATCCTGCAGATGACCGCGGCCGGCCTCGGCGACATCGAGAAGTTCCCCTTCATCGACCCGCCGGACCACCGCAACATCCGCGACGGCGTCCAGCTCCTGCAGGAGCTCGGCGCGTTGGACCCGGCGCAGAAGGACTCCCGCAAGCGGCTGACCGACACCGGCCGCAAGCTCGCCCAGCTGCCCGTCGACCCGCGCCTGGCCCGCATGGTCCTGGAGGCCGACAAGAACGGCTGTGTCCGCGAGGTCATGGTCATAGCCGCCGCGCTCTCCATCCAGGACCCGCGCGAGCGCCCGGCCGACAAACAGACCCAGGCCGACCAGCAGCACGCCCGCTTCAAGGACGAGACCAGCGACTTCCTCGCCTATCTGAACCTGTGGCGGTACGTCCGCGAGCAGCAGAAGGAGCGGGGCTCCAGCTCCTTCCGGCGCATGTGCAAGCAGGAGTACCTGAATTTCCTGCGCATTCGCGAATGGCAGGACATCTACACCCAGCTGCGCACGGTCGCCAAGCAGATGGGCATCCATCTCAACGAGGAGGACGCGGCCGACCAGTCCGTCCACGTCTCCCTCCTCGCCGGTCTGCTCTCGCACATCGGCATGAAGGACGTGAAGGACGGCAACAAGAACGAGTACCTGGGCGCCCGCAGCGCCAAGTTCGCGATCTTCCCCGGCTCGGCGCTCTTCAAGAAGCAGCCGAAGTTCGTCATGTCGGCGGAGCTGGTGGAGACCTCGCGGCTCTGGGCCCGCGTCAACGCCAAGATCGAGCCGGAGTGGGTCGAGCCCCTGGCCGAGCACCTGCTGAAGCGGACCTACTCCGAACCGCACTGGGAGAAGGACCAGGCCGCGGTGATGGCGTACGAGAAGGTCACGCTGTACGGCGTACCGATCGTCGCCCAGCGGAAGGTGAACTACGGCCGGATCGACCCGGAGTCCTCCCGGGAGCTTTTCATCCGCAACGCCCTCGTCGAGGGCGACTGGCGCACCCACCACAAGTTCTTCGCCGACAACCGCAAGCTGCTGAGCGAGGTCGAGGAGCTCGAACACCGCGCCCGGCGACGGGACATCGTGGTCGACGACGACACCCTGTTCGACTTCTACGACCAGCGGGTGCCCGAACACGTCGTCTCCGGTGCGCACTTCGACTCCTGGTGGAAGCGCAAGCGGCACGAGGAGCCGGAGTTCCTGGACTTCGAGCGGGAGATGCTCATCCGGGAGTCGGCGGAGGCGGTCACCAAGGACGACTATCCCGACTCGTGGCGGCAGGGTCCGCTCAAGTTCCGGGTGACGTACCAGTTCGAGCCGGGCGCGGACGCCGACGGTGTGACGGTCCACATCCCGCTCCAGGTCCTGAACCAGGTGAAGGACGAGGGCTTCGACTGGCAGATCCCGGGCCTGCGCGAGGAGCTGGTGACGGAGCTGATCCGTTCCCTCCCCAAGCCGATCCGCCGCAACTACGTCCCGGCCCCGAACTTCGCGAAGCGGTTCCTGGACACGGCGGTGCCGCTGCAGGAGCCGTTGCCGGTGACCATGGCCCGCGAGCTGAAGCGGATGGTCGGAGTGCCGTTCGAGGCCGAGGACTTCGACTGGTCCCGGGTCCCCGAGCATCTGCGCATCACCTTCCGGATCGTGGACGAGCGGCGGCGCAAGCTGGCGGAGGCCAAGGATCTGGAGGCGCTTCGGCTCCAGCTGAAGCCGAAGGCCCGCCAGGCGCTCTCGCAGGCGGCGGCCGCGACCGCCTCCCGCGAGGGCGGCGAGTCCCTGGAGCGCAAGGGGCTGACGGACTGGACGATCGGCACGCTCACCCGCGTCTTCGAGACCCGTCGTGCGGGCCAGCCGGTGAAGGCGTACCCGGCGCTGGTGGACGACGGCGACACGGTCTCGGTCCGCCTCTTCGACACGGAGGCCGAGCAGGCCGAGGCGATGTGGAAGGGCACGCGGCGGCTGATCGTGCGCAACATCCCGGTGAGCCCGGCGAAGTTCGCGTCCGAGAAGCTGACCAACCCCCAGAAGCTGGCCCTGTCGGCGAATCCGCACGGTTCGGTCCAGGCCCTGTTCGACGACTGCGCGACGGCGGCCGCGGACAAGCTCATCGGGGACTTCGGGGGGCCGGCGTGGGACGAGGAGTCGTACCGGAAGCTGTACGACAAGGTGCGCTCCGAGATCGTCGACACGACGGTCCGTACGGTCGGGCAGGTGCAGCAGGTGCTCGCCGCCTGGCAGGCCTGCGAGCGGCGCCTGAAGACCGTACGGAGCCCGGTGCTGCTGGCGAACCTGGCGGACGTACGGGCGCAGTTGGACGCGCTGGTGAAGCCGGGGTTCGTGACGGCGACGGGGTTGCGGCGCCTGCCCGACCTCATGCGCTACCTGGTCGCGGCGGACCGGCGTCTCCAGCAGATGCCGACGAACGTCCAGCGGGACACGACCCGTATGGAGAAGGTCCACGAGATGCAGGACGAGTACGCCTGGCTCCTGGAGCAGCTCCCCAAGGGCCGGCCCGTGCCCCAGCAGGCCCTGGACATCCGCTGGATGATCGAGGAACTGCGGGTCAGCTATTTCGCCCACGCGCTCGGCACCGCGTACCCCGTCTCCGACAAGCGGATCGTGAAGGCGATCGACACGCTCGCACCGTGA
- a CDS encoding DUF6274 family protein: MAASVRHETRALLRAHLSAASSYRHLTRHCPICHRLLRLAMDSAPGAATAPEEVTEDETPSST; encoded by the coding sequence ATGGCGGCATCGGTCAGGCACGAGACGCGGGCATTGCTCCGTGCACATCTGTCGGCCGCGTCGTCCTACCGGCATCTGACCCGCCACTGCCCGATCTGCCACCGCCTGTTGCGGCTGGCGATGGACTCCGCCCCCGGAGCCGCCACGGCCCCGGAGGAGGTCACGGAGGACGAGACCCCCTCCTCGACGTAA
- the bldC gene encoding developmental transcriptional regulator BldC: MTARTPDAEPLLTPAEVATMFRVDPKTVTRWAKAGKLTSIRTLGGHRRYREAEVRALLAGIPQQRSEA, from the coding sequence ATGACCGCTCGCACCCCTGATGCCGAGCCGCTGCTGACCCCGGCTGAGGTCGCCACGATGTTCCGCGTGGACCCGAAGACGGTCACGCGGTGGGCGAAGGCCGGCAAGCTCACGTCGATCCGTACGCTCGGCGGGCACCGCCGTTACCGCGAGGCTGAGGTCCGCGCTCTGCTCGCGGGCATCCCGCAGCAGCGCAGCGAGGCCTGA
- a CDS encoding DUF3073 domain-containing protein, which translates to MGRGRAKAKQTKVARQLKYSSGGTDLSRLANELGASTSSQPPNGEPFEDDDEEDDPYAQYADLYNDDEDEDDESGPSSQHRRGA; encoded by the coding sequence ATGGGGCGCGGCCGGGCAAAGGCCAAGCAGACGAAGGTCGCCCGCCAGCTGAAGTACAGCAGCGGCGGGACTGATCTGTCGCGTCTGGCCAATGAGCTGGGCGCTTCGACTTCGAGCCAGCCGCCGAATGGCGAGCCGTTCGAGGACGACGACGAGGAAGACGACCCGTACGCCCAGTACGCGGATCTCTACAACGACGACGAGGACGAGGACGACGAGTCCGGTCCGTCGTCCCAACACCGCCGCGGCGCTTGA
- a CDS encoding DEAD/DEAH box helicase has translation MSISSTDHVVVPENEGTEDVTEATPEVTFASLGLPEGVVRKLAQNGVTTPFPIQAATIPDALAGKDILGRGRTGSGKTLSFGLPTMARLSGGRTEKHKPRAVILTPTRELAMQVADALQPYGDVLGLKMKVVCGGTSMGNQIYALERGVDILVATPGRLRDIINRGACSLENVEVAVLDEADQMSDLGFLPEVTELLDQIPAGGQRMLFSATMENEISTLVKRYLSNPVTHEVDSAQGNVTTMSHHILIVKPKDKAPVTAAIASRKGRTIIFVRTQLGADRIAEQLREAGVKADALHGGMTQGARTRTLADFKDGYVNALVATDVAARGIHVDGIDLVLNVDPAGDHKDYLHRAGRTARAGRTGTVVSLSLPHQRRQIFRLMEDAGVDAGRHIINSGTAFEPEVAEITGARSMTEVQSESAANAAQQAEREVAHLTKELERAQRRATELREEADRLVARAARERGEDPEAAVAAAADAVVVAQEAETVVAEQPAERPAYEQPRQRRDERGNYERRDDRRDDRGGRSFERRDDRGGFNRDRRDGERGGFRRDNDRRDDRGGRTFERRDDRGGFRRDNDRRDDRRDDRGGRTFERRDDRRDDRGGRSFERRDDRGGFRRDNERRDNDRPGFRRDDRPAGRSFERRDERSGHRGSDRPFNRDRQGDRPGFRSGGHDRPSHDRPYGRRDDHRGTGTGTGSFGRRDDKPRWKRNG, from the coding sequence ATGTCCATTTCCAGTACTGATCACGTCGTCGTGCCCGAGAACGAGGGCACCGAGGACGTCACCGAGGCCACTCCCGAAGTCACCTTCGCGAGCCTCGGTCTCCCCGAGGGCGTCGTGCGCAAGCTCGCCCAGAACGGCGTGACCACCCCCTTCCCGATCCAGGCCGCGACCATCCCGGACGCCCTGGCCGGCAAGGACATCCTCGGCCGCGGCCGCACCGGCTCCGGCAAGACCCTCTCCTTCGGTCTGCCGACGATGGCCCGCCTCTCCGGCGGCCGCACCGAGAAGCACAAGCCGCGCGCCGTCATCCTCACCCCGACCCGCGAGCTCGCCATGCAGGTCGCGGACGCCCTCCAGCCCTACGGCGACGTCCTCGGCCTCAAGATGAAGGTCGTCTGCGGCGGCACGTCGATGGGCAACCAGATCTACGCCCTGGAGCGCGGCGTCGACATCCTCGTCGCCACCCCGGGCCGCCTGCGCGACATCATCAACCGCGGCGCCTGCTCCCTGGAGAACGTCGAGGTCGCCGTCCTCGACGAGGCCGACCAGATGTCCGACCTGGGCTTCCTGCCCGAGGTCACCGAGCTGCTCGACCAGATCCCGGCCGGCGGCCAGCGGATGCTGTTCTCGGCCACGATGGAGAACGAGATCTCCACGCTGGTCAAGCGCTACCTGAGCAACCCCGTCACGCACGAGGTCGACAGCGCCCAGGGCAACGTCACGACCATGTCGCACCACATCCTGATCGTGAAGCCCAAGGACAAGGCGCCGGTCACCGCGGCCATCGCCTCCCGCAAGGGCCGCACCATCATCTTCGTCCGCACCCAGCTGGGCGCGGACCGCATCGCCGAGCAGCTGCGCGAGGCCGGTGTGAAGGCCGACGCGCTGCACGGCGGCATGACCCAGGGCGCCCGCACCCGGACGCTGGCCGACTTCAAGGACGGTTACGTCAACGCGCTCGTCGCGACCGACGTCGCCGCCCGCGGCATCCACGTCGACGGCATCGACCTCGTCCTGAACGTCGACCCCGCCGGTGACCACAAGGACTACCTGCACCGCGCAGGGCGTACCGCTCGCGCGGGCCGCACCGGCACGGTCGTCTCGCTGTCCCTGCCGCACCAGCGCCGGCAGATCTTCCGGCTGATGGAGGACGCGGGCGTCGACGCCGGGCGTCACATCATCAACTCCGGTACGGCCTTCGAGCCCGAGGTCGCCGAGATCACCGGTGCCCGTTCGATGACCGAGGTCCAGTCCGAGTCCGCGGCCAACGCGGCTCAGCAGGCCGAGCGCGAGGTCGCCCACCTCACCAAGGAGCTGGAGCGGGCGCAGCGGCGCGCGACCGAGCTGCGCGAGGAGGCCGACCGCCTGGTCGCCCGGGCCGCCCGCGAGCGCGGCGAGGACCCGGAGGCAGCGGTCGCCGCGGCCGCCGACGCGGTCGTCGTGGCCCAGGAGGCCGAGACCGTGGTCGCTGAGCAGCCCGCCGAGCGTCCCGCGTACGAGCAGCCGCGTCAGCGCCGTGACGAGCGGGGCAACTACGAGCGTCGTGACGACCGTCGGGACGACCGTGGTGGCCGTTCCTTCGAGCGCCGTGACGACCGCGGTGGCTTCAACCGCGACCGTCGTGACGGCGAGCGTGGCGGCTTCCGCCGTGACAACGACCGTCGGGACGACCGTGGTGGCCGCACCTTCGAGCGTCGCGACGACCGTGGTGGCTTCCGACGCGACAACGACCGCCGTGACGACCGCCGTGACGACCGTGGTGGCCGCACCTTCGAGCGTCGTGACGACCGTCGGGACGACCGTGGTGGCCGTTCCTTCGAGCGTCGTGACGACCGTGGTGGCTTCCGCCGCGACAACGAGCGTCGGGACAACGACCGCCCCGGGTTCCGCCGTGACGACCGTCCGGCCGGCCGCTCCTTCGAGCGCCGTGACGAGCGGAGCGGCCACCGTGGCAGCGACCGCCCGTTCAACCGTGACCGTCAGGGCGACCGCCCGGGCTTCCGCTCCGGCGGCCACGACCGCCCGAGCCACGACCGCCCCTACGGCCGTCGTGACGACCACCGTGGCACCGGCACCGGCACCGGCTCCTTCGGCCGCCGCGACGACAAGCCGCGCTGGAAGCGCAACGGCTGA
- a CDS encoding metallopeptidase family protein has product MLEMTREEFEELVAEALDRIPPELTRLMDNVAVFVEDEPPADDPELLGLYEGTPLTDRGEWYAGVLPDRITIYRGPTLRMCDTRDDVVAETEVTVVHEIAHHFGIDDERLHALGYG; this is encoded by the coding sequence GTGCTGGAGATGACGCGCGAGGAGTTCGAGGAACTGGTCGCCGAGGCGCTGGACCGGATTCCGCCGGAGTTGACGCGGCTGATGGACAACGTCGCGGTGTTCGTCGAGGACGAACCGCCGGCGGACGATCCCGAGCTGCTCGGGCTGTACGAGGGCACTCCGCTGACCGACCGGGGCGAGTGGTACGCCGGGGTGCTGCCGGACCGCATCACGATCTACCGGGGGCCGACGCTGAGGATGTGCGACACGCGGGACGACGTCGTCGCGGAGACCGAGGTGACGGTGGTGCACGAGATCGCCCACCACTTCGGGATCGACGACGAGCGGCTGCATGCACTCGGGTACGGGTGA
- a CDS encoding Glu/Leu/Phe/Val dehydrogenase dimerization domain-containing protein — MTDVTGAAADVLHTLFHSDQGGHEQVVLCQDRKSGLKAVIALHSTALGPALGGTRFYPYASEQEAVADALNLARGMSYKNAMAGLDHGGGKAVIIGDPERDKSEELLLAYGRFVASLGGRYVTACDVGTYVADMDVVARECRWTTGRSPENGGAGDSSVLTAFGVYQGMRASAAHLWGDPSLRGRKVGVAGVGKVGHHLVEHLLEEGAEVLITDVRQEAVERIVGRHPAVSPVADTEALIRTEGLDVYAPCALGGALNDASVPVLTARIVCGAANNQLEHPGVEKDLADRGILYAPDYVVNAGGVIQVADELHGFDFERCRAKAAKIYDTTLAIFARAKEDGIPPAAAADRIAEQRMHEAATERAH; from the coding sequence GTGACCGACGTAACCGGCGCCGCTGCCGATGTGCTGCACACCCTCTTCCACTCGGACCAGGGCGGTCATGAGCAGGTCGTGCTCTGCCAGGACCGCAAGAGCGGCCTCAAGGCCGTCATCGCCCTCCACTCCACCGCGCTCGGCCCCGCCCTCGGCGGGACGCGCTTCTACCCGTACGCGAGCGAGCAGGAGGCCGTCGCCGACGCGCTGAACCTCGCGCGCGGGATGTCGTACAAGAACGCCATGGCCGGGCTCGACCACGGCGGCGGCAAGGCCGTGATCATCGGCGACCCGGAGCGCGACAAGAGCGAGGAACTCCTCCTCGCGTACGGCCGTTTCGTGGCCTCGCTGGGCGGGCGCTACGTCACCGCGTGCGATGTCGGCACCTACGTCGCCGACATGGACGTCGTGGCCCGTGAGTGCCGCTGGACGACCGGACGCTCCCCCGAGAACGGCGGCGCGGGCGACTCCTCCGTCCTCACCGCCTTCGGCGTCTACCAGGGCATGCGGGCCAGCGCAGCGCACCTGTGGGGCGACCCCTCGCTGCGCGGCCGCAAGGTCGGCGTCGCGGGCGTCGGCAAGGTCGGGCACCACCTGGTGGAACACCTGCTCGAGGAGGGCGCCGAGGTCCTGATCACGGACGTACGGCAGGAGGCCGTGGAGCGGATCGTCGGCCGCCACCCGGCCGTCTCCCCGGTCGCCGACACCGAGGCGCTGATCCGGACCGAGGGCCTCGACGTCTACGCCCCCTGCGCGCTCGGCGGGGCCCTGAACGACGCGTCCGTGCCGGTGCTGACGGCGCGGATCGTCTGCGGCGCGGCCAACAACCAGCTCGAGCACCCCGGCGTCGAGAAGGACCTCGCCGACCGCGGGATCCTCTACGCGCCGGACTACGTGGTGAACGCCGGCGGGGTCATCCAGGTCGCCGACGAACTGCACGGGTTCGACTTCGAGCGGTGTCGGGCGAAGGCGGCGAAGATCTACGACACCACGCTCGCCATATTCGCACGTGCGAAGGAAGACGGGATTCCGCCGGCTGCCGCGGCCGACCGGATCGCCGAGCAGCGGATGCATGAGGCGGCCACGGAACGGGCGCACTGA